ggtttcagagctggtcatgggtgcaccctcAGCCACGTCAAGGTCcgaaacgatatcttaaccgccatcgataagaaacaatactgtgcagccatattcattgacctggccaaggctttagactctgtcaatcaccaccctCCTCggagactcaatagccttggtttctcaaatgattgcctcgcctggttcaccaactacttctctgatagagttcagtgtgtcaaatcggagggcctgttgtccgggcctctggcagtctctatggggttgccacagggttcaattgttgggccgactctcttctctgtatacatcaatgagtcgctcttgctgctggtgagtctctgatccacctctacgcagacgacaccattctgtatacttctggctcttctttggacactgtgttaactaacctccagacgagcttcaatgccatacaaccttccgtggcctccaactgctcttaatacaagtaaaactaaatgcatgctcttcaaccgatcgctgcctgcacctgcggcccgtccagcatcactactctggacggttcttgacttagaatatgtggaacaactacaatactaggtgtctggttatatctgtaaactctccttccagactcacatcaaacatctccaatccaaagttaaatctagaattggcttcctatttcgcaacaaagcatccttcactcatgctgccaaacataccctcgtaaaactgaccatcctaccgatcctcgacttcggcgatgtcatttaaacaaaataccctactcaataaattggatgcagtctatcacagtgccatccgttttgtcaccaaagcccatatacaaCCAACCACTCGCGACCTGtacgttggctggccctcgcttcatactcgtcgccaaacccactggctccaggtcatctacaagaccctgctaggtaaagtccccccttatctcagctcgctggtcaccatgcagcacccacctgtagcacgcgctccagcaggtatatctctctggtcacacccaaagccaattcctcctttgggcgtctccttccagttctctgctgccaatgactggaacaactcaaaaatctctgaagctggaaacacttatctccctcactagctttaagcaccagctgtcagagcagctcacaattactgcacctgtacatagcccatctataatttaccAAACAATAGCTCTTcccctgtatttatttatttattttgctctttgcaccccattatttctatttctactgtgcacatttcttccactgcaaatctaccattccagtgttttacttgctataattGTATTTACcgccaccatggcttttttttgcctttaccctcccttatctcacctcatttgctcacattgtatatagacttatttttctactgtattattgactgtatgtttgttttactccatgtgtaactctgtgttgttgtatgtgtcgaacttctttgctttatcttggccaggtcgcaattgtaaatgagaacttgttctcaacttgcctacctggttaaataaaggtgaataaaataaaaaaattccatgccagccaggtaggcaaCTCTCATTGTAAAgtaaagcaatgtgcttaatattaggaaagatgagaaataaatatagtaggtctagcctctagaaagctgatgggatcctctttttaataaaggccatcaacaacaaaaaatKATSCCGCAATYGCATAGCCTATAGAWatgttgcgcaacatgagctcatgggctctcatgaagtgtctGAWTTCattttcgattgcatttgcattgatgccaAATGATTAGAGAGGGATTAGAGGGACATGTCATTAGCAACAGGCAGTYagcaagtttggtaggctactaatgaccgtTAGCAGCATCAGAgcacagttttggagaagccGAGTTACCGTGACTACACgttcacgtggaatttgactgtgttcatgactcgtgacagctggtgtggcagtaatatggtcaccataacagccctagtCACACCCTTAATGCACAAcaccagttgaggtttaggtctttgaaaatgttctgaaccaaatacaatgcatttagttgtagatgtatttaaagctgcaatatgtaactttttgggcgacccgaccaaatttatatacactgaacaaaaatataaacacaacatgtaaaatgttgaccccatgtttcatgagctgaaataaaagatcccagaaatgttcaataYgcataaaaagcttatttctctaaaatgttgtgcacaaatttgtttacatccctgttagtgagcatttctcctttgccaagataatccatcctcctgacgtgtggcatattaagaagctaattaaacagcatgatcMttacacaggtgcatcttgtgctggggacaataaaaggccactctaaaatgtgcaattttgtcacacaacacaatgccactgaaATAGgaatatttatgtctgtaataaagcccttttgtggggaaaaactcattctgattggctgggcctggctccccagtgggtggaccagGCTCCGAAGTGGGTGTgcctatgtcctcccaggcccaccatGGCTCCGCctctacccagtcatgtgaaatccattgattagggcctaatttatttatttMAATTGACTTatttccctatatgaactgtaactcagtcaaatctttgaaattgttgcatgttgcgtttagatttttgttcagtatagaaataTGAATTACAGATCTGCATTGAAGGCAAGTCTAAGAATTGCTAGACTGGtcctatgtgcgctatttctatattcccattcttaagtttagttcTTGCTTCTTTTAacttcagttttgtacaccagcttcaaacagctaaaaatacaatatttttggttatttaaAATACAKttcacagcggtttagatggtacaatgattctctatacaatacttgcttgttttgtcacatacactgaaaaaattataattttagcaaccaRGtaaaagggtgctttactatttttaggcagtggaattactttagcttccgtccacgcctgtggacacacacactcctttaggctttAGTTAAAGATATAGCACATAGGAGTgctaatacagtctgctaccattctcaatagtttcccattatggttgtctatacctggtgggtATCACTATAGATGGATAagaatcgtttttcaaccactcccataCCAACTTCACCAAATTCAAAAGAGCAATCCTTCTCTTTCATGATTAGATGTTTTATACACAAAAATATGATGATTCACTGCTCAATgttgattatttattgatttggatccccattagcttttgcagaagcagcagctactcttcctggggtccattttTCCCACTTTACTAGTGAAATAAGCGTTGAACAGATTGGCAATATCGAAAGGTTTTGTTAGAAATGACCCATCGACTTCACTGAACGATGGAGATGAATTGGGTTTTCTGCCCGTGATATCATTTAAGGTACTCCAAAgtgtttttccattgtgttttatgtcattCATGTTGGTTTGATAATATCATTTACTCTTCCTTTTGTTAAGTTTAGTCCCAAAATGTCTCAATTTACAGAATGTAaatgcattttgctatttgcctcatgactcctgcatgctttgttgactacgaactttctttacccaacagtgccttgattgtattactgttgatgatatctggaaatgtgcatgcacaccctggcccatctactgttgctagccccaattctgacttgtgctctgatgtctgcttcactgatttctgctcccttaaaagcctgggttttctgcacgttaacaccagaagcttattacctaaaatggatcaattgaaagtatgggttcacagctccaatccagatKtgttggtcattactgagacgtggttcaggaagagtgttttgaatactgatgttaaactttctggttataaccttttcgGCAAGACAAATCTTCCAAATGTGGGGGAGTGGCMatctttaccaaggatcaccttcagtgctcggttgtctccaccaagtctgtccccaaacaatatgatttgctggttttaagtattaaactttcaaatagctctttgttgactgttgctgggtgctatcgttctccatcagcaccggcctgtaccctacctgccctaagctctctcctggccccctacgccaagtctgaatttgtcctgctagctgacctaaactgggacatgcttaaaccacctgaccaagtcctaaagaaatgggactccctaaatatttctcagattattaccaatcccacaaggtatgactccaaacacccagaaaaggctactctcctcgatgttatcctcacaaataatcctgatcggtatcagtctggtgttttctgtaatgaccttaatgatcaatgttttacagcctgtgttcgtaatggctgctcagtgaaacgacctgtcctgatttgacagacacttgctaaaaaactttaatgagcatgCCTTcattcatgaactggcctctgtaaaatggtatagaatcagctggatcccctctgtcgaagacgctttggccttcttttttgatatttccagtggtattgttaacaaacacgcccccataaagaaaatgagaaattaaacaggttcagccctggttcgaccgtgatcttgcagagttattCCACCTCAAGAATGGCAGCGCCCCCGTCcccgctgtcattgtaaataagaatttgttcttaactaacttgcctagttaaataaaggttaaatttaaaaaatttaaaaagtcaCCTAAACTGCTGAACTACTGTACCTGTATTGTTTCCCACCTcttttgaataatttatttgaaccataccatttttcaattcctcatcaatccagggGGATCTTAACAGCTTGTCAACAATTGGCATGTAATACAAACACGTCCAGTGCTGCNNNNNNNNNNNNNNNNNNNNNNNNNNNNNNNNNNNNNNNNNNNNNNNNNNNNNNNNNNNNNNNNNNNNNNNNNNNNNNNNNNNNNNNNNNNNNNNNNNNNNNNNNNNNNNNNNNNNNNNNNNNNNNNNNNNNNNNNNNNNNNNNNNNNNNNNNNNNNNNNNNNNNNNNNNNNNNNNNNNNNNNNNNNNNNNNNNNNNNNNNNNNNNNNNNNNNNNNNNNNNNNNNNNNNNNNNNNNNNNNNNNNNNNNNNNNNNNNNNNNNGGTCATGTAATAAtttctgtgtactgtactgtacataaagcAACACTAGCACCCTCATCAAGATTTCAGATCTCTTGCATAGTTGCTAAGGTGTTGAGTTGAGCAGTTCGAGTACCCTGGTTGAGTCTCTGTTGGCGGACACCCCTGAATTCGCTACACCGGTCTCAGAATGGGGATGGCGCACCACGCGTGATCGGAGATTACGTGAAGGACTTGGTATAGAGAAGCGAGCAGACACGCATGCTCTCCCGAAGGAAGGGTGAGTTAGGAGGACTTTCTTAACTCAACCCCATgagggtagttgttgtggaattgttttgcATACATGTTAGATTATTCTGCACTGTCGGAATTAGAAGCcacaacatttcgctacacttgcattaaccatgtgctaccatgtgtatgtgaccaattaacatttgatttatttgatgtcAAGCGCTTAGAGAGGTTTGGACTCTCCTGACGGAGGTTGGGGCTACACCCCATTGTGTATATATTTAGGTTAGACAGTTTATTAATAACATTATCAATATCAACGGGTAATATTCATTAGGCTACTTTAAATCTGCGAATATTTTGTTTTTTAGCGTATTCGTCAAGCAAGCACCAACATCTTATTTATGGCATGTAATGGGCAATCATTTGATTCAAATTATGTTTCCGTATTTGATTTACTGTGGGATATGGATGCGATTACCATATTTAGTAATGACAGTAGTTGTCACTGGTTAGTCTATTAATAACTGTTAACTAATTACTAATGTTCTACCGTGACCTGTTTAACTTCCCTTATACATGTCTCCCAGTGTTGAATGTTATGGTTAAAGTTTGTTACCAGACTGGATTCGCGGACGGACACTGAAAATGTATCCGTGAGTCTGTGACACTGGTGATGTCCGATAGCAGGTCGATGTTATGACTTCAAGCTCCGTAAAGCCTCCTTCGGGCTGTGTTACAGAACATTCCGTCTATTGTCGAAGAGGCATAGACATTTTCTCTGATTCTGTTTGGCAGTGCGTCTCCCTGAATTGTTGCATTAGATCGACTTGTATCTGTTAACCTGGAATGCCCGTAAACATGCCTACTGGCTTATGTGTGTGAATGAGATGAATGGACCATAGACGAGCGTATGaatgacagagagacacagagaattGGTGAGTGAAGGCTCCCCACATCTGGACTAGGCTGTCTATAGATAGACAGTTGGCACAGATGTCTCTGTCACACGGTGGCAAATCAGGAAAAGCCAAGAAAGGCGTGTTTCAACCCGGACCTGTGGGTAGAGTAAACTAGACGAGGAAATACTGAATATTCGTTTACTTGCCTCGTTCTATAGCGGGCAAAAGTCACGTCTCCAGCTGGTGAACCATTTTAAGATATTGACGCAACTAAGGTAAGGCATTTAAAGATATTGACGGCTACTAAGGTAAGGCATTATTGAGATGGGAATCGTAAATTTGTGGAGACAAATATAGAGAATCAGTAACTCTCATTCATATTTAAAAGGTTTCTCTGAATGTGATCTAGGAATGTGGGGCCTATTGATATTGATGAGCTGCTACATTGTGTCCTAGGAGTTCATATAGCATAAACATATCCGGAATTCTGATAGTATTGTTCAGTCGATATTAGGCTACACTCTGTCTGACTGAACTCACATGTGCGTATTGCTTTCGGGCTCAAGTTGAATTGTTTCTCAGTACAGTATTAATGTACCacgtctctttaaaaaaaaaaattacctcatattgtccaggaagttgtcacGTAATCGGAGGACGGCGTTCATTGTTTGTATCCGATAGGTCGAAGTATACTGTTACTTGTAGCAGAGTGTTGCCATATCTTACTTTAACCTGTTCTATATCCTTCTCCATGATTTCAATCATGAAACAGGTGCAGTTGAAACGCTCGAACATCTTGAGAATGCGCTAGCAGGCTCGGACGCCATGGATGAGGGAAAAGGCGAGACGGTTCTACTAAAGCCATCAAATAGTGGTGTGGTCGCAATTTATTGGTTCTTCAATAAAACCATGGTGTTCTTAAAACTACTTGCTAGACAGTAAAGATTTGGACGCGCCGCTATTTGTGACATTTACCAGTGCCTTGGACTGTCGGACGTTGCTATTGCATGCACTTGCTATCCCACTATGTCGGTGTCATCGACTTCCCCTCCGTAAGTTCGACCTAAAGTATGCCGGAGTTCTACCCCTGTCCATCGCTGTTCATTGGAATGATAACCTTCAAACACTTGTGCCTGAAAACATGTAGGGGTGGCTTCTACACTGTCGGCAGGTCACTAGCACGGTCTTCAACGGTCCTACTCTCCTACCTCATCCTCAAGCAAGACACTTTCCTTCTACGCCATCCTGTGTTGTGGAATTATTCTAGGTAGGTGGAATAATAACTAACCCTATATCTGGCAATGCAAGTACTTTGACTTTCTAAAGTTCTCATGTCTAAGGCATATATATACCCAGCCAGGCTGGTTAGACAACGTCCTCCTTCCAGGTAACCTATATAAGTAACCTCACTTCTCTATAATTGCACCACAGGTTAATAAATTTCTACATGGCCACACCTGTACTGGCCATATATTGAACATAAGGTAAACTGCACATTGCTGCTAAAGGACCATTTTAAtgcttctttctctgtctgtcctcccatCAGGTGGATTCTGGTTGGGTGGACCAGGAAGGTGTGCGGGCTCCCTGTCGTGGACGGGTGTGTTTTTCGTGTGCTGGCCACGCCCTGCGTCTCCCTCAACGCCATCTTCACCAAGGGTCATGCGCGCGGTAGACGAAACATCTGGAAGCGCTCCTTCTACAACAACATCAACGCCTgcatcctcttcctccccctatcCTCGTCTTTGGTGAGGTCGGCCACCCTCGTCCATTTCAGCCGCCTGGGTGACCCCACGTTCTGGGGCATGATGACGTGGGCGGCGCGGCGTGTTTGGTTTCGCCATCGGCTACGTGACGGGCCTCCAAATCAAGTTCACGAGTCCGCTGACGCACAACGTGTCGGGGACGGCCAAGGCCTGCGCTCAGACGGTCATCGCTGTGGTCTATAACCAGTCCAGTAAAAGTTTCCTGTGGTGGACTAGTAACCTGATGGTGCTTGGTGGGTCTTCTGCCTACACCTGGGTCAAAGGCATGGAGATGAAGAAGGTCAATATTCCCCAGGAGGAGTGCAGAGAGAAACTGCTAGGGGAGAAGAGTGATGCCGGGGTATAGTGGGACTAGGATGACCTTCCACCATGGTGGTGAACCGAGGGTATAGTGGGACTAGGATGACCTTccaccatggtggtggtggtgaaccGAGGGTATAGTGGGACTAGGATGACCTTCCACCATGGTGGTGAACCGAGGGTATAGTGGGACTAGGATGACCTTCCACCGTGGTGGTGACCTGTGGGTATAGCGGGATGAGGATGACCTTccaccatggtggtggtggtgacctGGGGGTATAGCGGGATGAGGATGACCTTccaccatggtggtggtggtgacccGGGGGTATAGTGGGACTAGGATGACCTTCCACCGTGGTGGTGGTGACCCGGGGGTATAGTGGGATGAGGATGACCTTCTGCCATGGTGGTGACCCGCTGGTGACAGAAGACAATGTAAACACTAAGGCCTAACCACGGAGTTGTTTCTACAGCGATGTTATGTTGGAACAGTTGGGCTGTGTGCTAGAAGACAATGTAAACACCTAAGGCTAACCACGGAGTTGTTTCTACAGCGATGTTATGTTGGAACAGTTGGGCTGTGCTTCAATATAAATGAACGTTACTATAGTAACACAGAGTGTAGAAGGCTACGGGGGTTGTTTTGTTACTCAGTGGGATCTTATTTTTTATCATTTCCTTAGAAGGTTATTTTGTCCAATTCCGTTATTTATTCAGTGGATTATTCAGTTGTGTTNNNNNNNNNNNNNNNNNNNNNNNNNCGCTGGTAGTCTATCAATATAAATGAACGTTACTATAGTAACACAGAGGTGTAGAAGGCTACGGGGTTGTTTTTGTTACTCAGTGGGactttattttttatcatttcCTTAGGTTATTTTGTCCAATTCCGTTATTTATTCAGTGGATTATTCAGTGTGTTGGGGGGGGTTATGAATTATAACCTAAATCATTACTGTCTCTTTTTCAAAACATTAATCATATGTTCGTGTAGGATAGTATCTTACAATTGACTTTCCTGTTAGCATATGTGTCATCAGGAATTGACACAAAACTGCAATATGACACGCGAAAGACACTTTTATGGCGAGTGGCTCTTGTTGGGTATACAGTTTGCATATGGAGGGTGGAGACCGACTGTAAGGCTACAATAGCTCACCTTAGTTAATAAGTGATTAAAGCGCCATTCGGTTTTATGGACGCTTTAC
This genomic interval from Salvelinus sp. IW2-2015 linkage group LG22, ASM291031v2, whole genome shotgun sequence contains the following:
- the slc35c1 gene encoding LOW QUALITY PROTEIN: GDP-fucose transporter 1 (The sequence of the model RefSeq protein was modified relative to this genomic sequence to represent the inferred CDS: inserted 3 bases in 2 codons; deleted 3 bases in 3 codons), which produces MDEGKGETVLLKPSNSGVVAIYWFFNKTMVFLXNYLLDSKDLDAPLFVTFTSALDCRTLLLHALAIPLCRCHRLPLRKFDLKYAGVLPLSILFIGMITFKHLCLKTCRGGFYTVGRSLARSSTVLLSYLILKQTLSFYAILCCGIILGGFWLGGPGRCAGSLSWXGCVFRVLATPCVSLNAIFTKGHARGRRNIWKRSFYNNINACILFLPLSSSLVRSATLVHFSRLGDPTFWGMMTWARGVFGFAIGYVTGLQIKFTSPLTHNVSGTAKACAQTVIAVVYNQSSKSFLWWTSNLMVLGGSSAYTWVKGMEMKKVNIPQEECREKLLGEKSDAGV